The sequence GCGCTGTGGCGCGCGTACAGGCCGAGGCCGGATTCGAACATGCCGACCCCGTACAGATGCCCGCGATACATGCCCTGCTTGATGATGGACGGCAACAAATCGGTCTGGATCCGGGCCGACAACAACTTCTCCAGCGGCTGCAGCCGTCCCTGCCAGGCGTAATTGGCCAGATACGGCACGTCGAATTCCATCACGTCCGGCAGGTCGTGCGCGATCGCCGCCGCCTGCACCTGGGCATTGTAGGAACGCTCGGGAAGAAAGGTCAGCTTGATCGAGATGTCCGGGTGCGCGTCGTCGAAGGCCTTCACTTCGCGTTGCAGGACCTTGCGTTCCCCCGCCTGGCCGGCATGGGCCCATACCGAGAGGGTGGTGATGCCCGCTTGCCGTGATTTGTGGCGATCGCACGCCGCCAGGGTGGTGGCGACGGCGAGTGCGAACACGGCCAGGACTCGCACTGGACGATTCATCGCTGCTCCGATGTCGGTCCGCCGGCGATCCGGGTTCCCCTATTTGCAGGCACCGATGCGGCGGTCGCTGAAGGTCTCGCGCATCTTCATGGTCATGCCGACGGACTTGGTGGTCACGACCATGTCGAGGTAGCCCTTGTTGTGGGTGGGATAAACCGTCGCCACACCCACGCCGGTGGACGTGGCACCGCTATTGGTGCAGCTGACGTTCCAGCGGACCTTGTGTGCCCCCAAGGGATGCTGTTTGTAGGTGCAGTGCATGTTCTTGTTGGTCGGTGGTTTGAAGTTCAGGTCCTTTTCCGTCATGCATTTCCGGAAGGTGCTGGTGTGGGGATGGCGCATGAATCCCGGGCCGCTTTGCATCTCCGTTGTGACCGTGGATTCCCACATCCCGGGCTCGGGTCGCACCATGGATGCCTGGGCCAGACTGGTGGCGGCGAGCAGCAACGCTGCGGGCAAAATAGTCCATTGTTTGCACATGGTTCGTCTCCTTGGAAGTTCTACGTATCGAGTGCTCCCGGTGTGCTCATCGGTTCCCTGGAATCGCCTGTATCCCTCCGGGTGGGAGCGCCGGTATCCGGTCGCGGTATACAGACGGAATACTGTGCCATGGTCACTGGCGCCAAGTATCAGTTTTGTGTGAAATCATCCTCGCACGACGCGCCTTCGGCAACGGCGCCGGTCTGGAACGGAAAGGCGTAGCTCGAAAACGGGGACGCGATGGATCCCGGACTCGTACGGCGTGCCCACGGGACGATACGGTATCCCGGCTGCTGGTAGACGCCGGACCAGGCGGTAACGCGTGGCCAGCCGTGCAAACGGAAGCGCGCACGCACCGACCAGTAGTAGACGCTGCAGGGATCCAGCCCCTGCTCGACCCGGTGTTCGGTTCCGACAATGCCTTGGCGCCGATACACTTCTTCGCCGGCGTAGTAGTACAACTCGGTCCGCTCGTGTGAGGCCGATGCCTCGCCCCGAAAGATCACCA is a genomic window of Acidiferrobacteraceae bacterium containing:
- a CDS encoding DUF3617 family protein, which produces MCKQWTILPAALLLAATSLAQASMVRPEPGMWESTVTTEMQSGPGFMRHPHTSTFRKCMTEKDLNFKPPTNKNMHCTYKQHPLGAHKVRWNVSCTNSGATSTGVGVATVYPTHNKGYLDMVVTTKSVGMTMKMRETFSDRRIGACK